From Capra hircus breed San Clemente chromosome 12, ASM170441v1, whole genome shotgun sequence, a single genomic window includes:
- the KCTD4 gene encoding BTB/POZ domain-containing protein KCTD4: MERKINRREKEKDYEGKHNSLEDADQGKNCKSTLMTLNVGGYLYITQKQTLTKYPDTFLEGIVNGKILCPFDADGHYFIDRDGLLFRHVLNFLRNGELLLPEGFRENQLLAQEAEFFQLKGLAEEVKSRWEKEQLTPRETTFLEITDNHDRSQGLRIFCNAPDFISKIKSRIVLVSKSRLDGFPEEFSISSNIIQFKYFIKSENGTRLVLKEDNTFVCTLETLKFEAIMMALKCGFRLLTSLDCSKGSIVHSDALHFIK, encoded by the coding sequence ATGGAGCgtaaaataaacagaagagaaaaagaaaaggactaTGAAGGGAAACACAACAGCCTGGAAGATGCTGACCAGGGAAAGAACTGCAAATCCACTCTGATGACCCTCAACGTTGGTGGATACTTATACATCACTCAGAAACAAACACTGACCAAGTACCCAGACACTTTCCTTGAAGGCATAGTCAATGGAAAAATTCTCTGCCCGTTTGATGCCGATGGTCATTATTTCATAGACAGGGATGGGCTCCTCTTCAGGCACGTTCTAAACTTCCTACGAAATGGAGAACTTCTACTGCCCGAAGGGTTTCGAGAAAATCAACTTCTTGCACAAGAAGCAGAATTCTTTCAGCTCAAGGGACTGGCGGAGGAAGTGAAGTCCAGGTGGGAAAAAGAACAGCTGACAcccagggagaccactttcttggAAATAACAGATAACCATGATCGCTCACAGGGACTGAGAATCTTCTGTAATGCTCCGGATTtcatatcaaaaataaaatctcGTATTGTCCTGGTGTCCAAAAGCAGGCTGGATGGCTTTCCTGAGGAGTTTTCTATATCGTCAAATATCATTCAATTTAAATACTTCATAAAGTCTGAAAATGGCACTCGACTTGTACTGAAGGAAGACAACACCTTTGTCTGCACCTTGGAAACTCTTAAGTTTGAGGCCATAATGATGGCCTTAAAGTGTGGTTTTAGACTGCTGACAAGCCTGGACTGCTCCAAAGGGTCAATTGTTCACAGCGATGCACTTCATTTTATCAAGTAA